A genomic region of Drosophila kikkawai strain 14028-0561.14 chromosome X, DkikHiC1v2, whole genome shotgun sequence contains the following coding sequences:
- the spdi gene encoding cytospin-A isoform X2, producing the protein MIKLKSLFRRGQGTSSSNSSNSSHKQQQQQVQQQQQQQLQQQQQQQQQHSSNNNRQKSQSSTSLNTAHEQPHPPASSTKFYAHQEAASYERGVDVGDEEALLLSNQQQQQRRQQQQQLQLQQQQQQQSNTLPQKKSKLKGQKQPKQLPVQQHSNAQDHLQEQQQQQQPPLMTSLAASNATTSSTATSNINNNNALAALQDGGAAAAAAADFYQQLAAAASASATGNSNSSADSPAKAFPAAAAAVAVAAVAASSYQQQQQQQQQQLINNEQQQQQLLEANNKMQELHKQLERLGSEQLQLETRITELLPYQSEVAKLKGDLVKMQSQQEKTQMEIGNLRYENESLRNRLRDVVNSPLSDAEKHQIIQDSQRLHSSAPASIALPSTNDAQDGTPCLTPDWDKQSSSSEISVACLQDKIIQMEETHYSTNEELQATLQELADLQTQLTDTQTENERLAEEKDVLFQSLCRQTEKLNESRTQISTLQELLLRDTKQAASEVSATEREQKLLDLIKTSQEEREAVLLKQEELSAELAELRQAREAAQQEQQRQRDRIALLDSQLDAANAERRQGEAQFSQAKEEISQRAIEISRLSTLLENARSKIEELDADLARGDKTDLSDVLDAARKEKDALEERVAELQDQCSRSQAELRRLREQLSGLTEECKVAKNNAKCAVSNLEYRLEQLQRDKDKLAGEWQVLEERVAELQVQCKCHQEDKTQLQSLLSETQRHLGDVQMQLSESERRLEQETQLRRKEGEEWQQFQADLLMTVRVANDFKTEALSAREQLVLDNKTQKEKIRLLEQQLDKLTKQQLQQSETPQSVLSTVQREMELATRRSKLSFSRQDSRLSVKTLIESIENNKPQGKADEAESHYSSTSSLNSGTPELGNTPIILPPSSDWHESLRLPVLQSSNLHVNVVGSGGTGANITGGSASTTKATLAQQQTPTQQQQPAPATTITTPQSQSQNPNPMQIQIPNVSQPSTPATPSSAGSNSSSGLMPFGNVSKSFISGERKDPLNMLITNGGSKRNALLKWCQNKTVGYRNIDITNFSSSWNDGLAFCAILHSYLPDRIPYDQLSPANKRRNFSLAFAAAESVGIGTTLNINDMCQIERPDWMQVMSYVTAIYKYFET; encoded by the exons ATGATCAAACTGAAATCCTTGTTCCGCAGAGGACAGGGCACCTCCAGCTCGAACTCCTCTAACTCGTcgcacaagcagcagcagcagcaggtgcagcaacagcaacaacagcagttgcagcagcaacaacagcagcagcagcagcactccTCCAACAACAACCGCCAGAAGTCGCAGTCTAGCACTTCCCTGAACACCGCCCACGAGCAGCCACATCCCCCAGCCAGCTCCACCAAATTCTACGCACACCAGGAGGCGGCTAGCTACGAACGGGGCGTGGATGTGGGCGATGAGGAGGCGCTGCTGCTGAGtaatcaacagcagcaacaaagacgccagcagcagcagcagttgcagcttcaacagcagcagcaacagcagagcAACACTTTGCCCCAAAAAAAGTCCAAGCTCAAAGGACAAAAGCAGCCAAAGCAGTTGCCAGTGCAGCAGCATAGCAATGCCCAGGATCACTTGcaagagcagcaacagcagcaacaacccCCTCTGATGACTTCCCTGGCAGCCAGCAACGCCACAACCAGCAGCACCGCCACCAGCaatatcaacaacaacaacgcatTGGCCGCTTTGCAAGATGGTggcgccgctgccgccgctgcagcaGATTTTTACCAGCAACTAGCAGCAGCCGCTTCAGCATCTGCAACCGGAAATAGTAATTCCAGTGCGGATAGTCCGGCAAAGGCATttccggcagcagcagcagctgtggcTGTAGCCGCTGTGGCAGCCAGTAGCtaccaacagcaacagcagcagcagcagcagcaactcatCAACAacgaacagcaacaacagcaactctTAGAG GCTAACAACAAAATGCAGGAGCTGCACAAGCAGCTGGAAAGATTGGGAAGCGAGCAACTGCAGTTGGAGACACGCATCACGGAGCTGCTGCCATATCAAAGCGAGGTGGCCAAGCTGAAGGGCGATCTAGTTAAGATGCAG AGTCAACAGGAGAAGACCCAGATGGAGATCGGCAATCTGAGGTACGAGAACGAATCTCTGCGCAATCGGCTGCGGGACGTTGTAAACTCGCCACTGTCGGATGCCGAGAAGCACCAGATAATCCAAGATTCGCAGCGTTTGCATAGTTCGGCACCCGCCTCGATTGCCCTGCCCAGT ACAAACGATGCGCAGGATGGCACGCCCTGCCTTACGCCCGACTGGGACAAACAGTCATCGTCCAGTGAGATCTCTGTAGCTTGTCTCCAAGACAAGATCATACAGATGGAGGAGACGCACTATTCCACCAATGAGGAGCTACAGGCCACCCTGCAGGAGTTGGCCGATCTACAAACTCAGCTCACGGACACACAAACGGAGAACGAACGTCTGGCCGAGGAGAAGGATGTGCTCTTCCAGTCGCTTTGCCGGCAAACCGAAAAGCTAAACGAATCACGCACACAGATCAGTACCCTTCAAGAGCTTCTGCTACGCGACACCAAGCAGGCGGCCTCGGAAGTGAGCGCCACGGAACGTGAACAAAAGCTGTTGGATCTAATTAAAACCTCGCAGGAGGAAAGGGAAGCTGTGTTGCTCAAACAAGAGGAATTAAGCGCTGAACTGGCGGAGCTACGACAGGCGCGAGAGGCCGCccagcaggagcaacagcggcagcgggaTCGAATAGCTTTGCTTGACTCGCAGTTGGATGCGGCGAATGCAGAGCGACGCCAGGGTGAGGCTCAATTCTCGCAGGCCAAGGAGGAGATCTCTCAGCGGGCCATTGAGATAAGTCGACTGAGCACACTGCTGGAGAATGCCAGGTCCAAGATTGAGGAGCTGGATGCCGATTTGGCCAGAGGCGACAAGACGGATCTGAGTGATGTGCTCGATGCGGCCAGAAAGGAGAAGGATGCCTTGGAGGAGCGCGTGGCCGAGCTGCAGGATCAGTGCTCGCGCAGCCAAGCTGAGCTGAGACGTCTGCGCGAACAGCTCTCCGGTTTGACCGAGGAGTGTAAGGTGGCCAAAAATAATGCCAAATGCGCCGTCTCCAATCTCGAGTATCGCCTGGAGCAGCTGCAACGGGACAAAGACAAGCTGGCCGGCGAGTGGCAGGTCCTGGAGGAGCGTGTAGCTGAGCTGCAAGTGCAGTGCAAGTGCCACCAGGAGGACAAGACCCAGTTGCAGTCGCTGCTTAGCGAGACTCAGCGTCATCTGGGCGATGTCCAGATGCAGCTAAGCGAATCGGAGCGACGGCTCGAGCAGGAGACACAGCTGCGCCGCAAGGAGGGCGAGGAGTGGCAGCAGTTCCAGGCCGATCTTCTGATGACAGTGCGTGTGGCCAATGACTTCAAGACTGAGGCGCTCAGCGCCCGCGAGCAGCTGGTGCTCGACAACAAGACGCAAAAGGAGAAGATTCGACTgcttgagcagcagctcgatAAGCTCACCAAGCAGC AACTGCAGCAGTCGGAGACGCCGCAGTCGGTTTTGTCCACGGTGCAGCGTGAAATGGAGTTGGCCACGCGGCGCAGCAAGCTTAGCTTCAGTCGACAGGACTCCAGGCTCTCCGTAAAGACGCTGATTGAGAGCATAGAGAATAACAAGCCG CAGGGCAAGGCCGACGAGGCAGAGTCCCACTACAGCTCCACGTCCAGCCTAAATAGCGGCACTCCAGAGCTGGGAAATACGCCCATTATCCTGCCGCCATCCAGTGATTGGCATGAAAGT CTTCGCCTGCCTGTACTGCAGAGCAGTAACCTGCATGTGAACGTCGTGGGCAGCGGAGGAACGGGCGCAAATATTACAGGAGGATCAGCTAGCACTACCAAAGCCACATTGGCGCAACAACAGACGccaacgcagcagcagcagccggcgCCGGCGACGACGATAACAACGCCTCAAAGTCAGAGTCAAAATCCGAACCCAATGCAGATCCAGATCCCAAATGTATCACAGCCCTCAACGCCGGCCACGCCCAGCAGTGcgggcagcaacagcagcagtggcTTGATGCCCTTTGGCAATGTCTCAAAGTCTTTTATAAGTG gtgAACGCAAGGATCCTCTTAATATGCTCATAACAAACGGAGGCTCCAAGCGCAATGCCCTGCTAAAATGGTGCCAGAACAAGACAGTTGGCTATCGCAATATAGACATCACGAACTTTAGCTCGTCGTGGAACGATGGGCTGGCCTTTTGCGCGATACTGCACTCATATCTACCCGATCGGATTCCCTACGATCAACTAAGTCCGGCCAATAAGCGACGCAACTTTTCGCTGGCCTTTGCAGCGGCAGAGTCTGTGGGAATAGGCACCACGCTG aacATCAACGACATGTGCCAGATCGAGCGACCCGACTGGATGCAGGTCATGTCCTATGTGACGGCGATCTACAAGTACTTTGAGACCTAG
- the spdi gene encoding cytospin-A isoform X1 yields the protein MIKLKSLFRRGQGTSSSNSSNSSHKQQQQQVQQQQQQQLQQQQQQQQQHSSNNNRQKSQSSTSLNTAHEQPHPPASSTKFYAHQEAASYERGVDVGDEEALLLSNQQQQQRRQQQQQLQLQQQQQQQSNTLPQKKSKLKGQKQPKQLPVQQHSNAQDHLQEQQQQQQPPLMTSLAASNATTSSTATSNINNNNALAALQDGGAAAAAAADFYQQLAAAASASATGNSNSSADSPAKAFPAAAAAVAVAAVAASSYQQQQQQQQQQLINNEQQQQQLLEANNKMQELHKQLERLGSEQLQLETRITELLPYQSEVAKLKGDLVKMQSQQEKTQMEIGNLRYENESLRNRLRDVVNSPLSDAEKHQIIQDSQRLHSSAPASIALPSTNDAQDGTPCLTPDWDKQSSSSEISVACLQDKIIQMEETHYSTNEELQATLQELADLQTQLTDTQTENERLAEEKDVLFQSLCRQTEKLNESRTQISTLQELLLRDTKQAASEVSATEREQKLLDLIKTSQEEREAVLLKQEELSAELAELRQAREAAQQEQQRQRDRIALLDSQLDAANAERRQGEAQFSQAKEEISQRAIEISRLSTLLENARSKIEELDADLARGDKTDLSDVLDAARKEKDALEERVAELQDQCSRSQAELRRLREQLSGLTEECKVAKNNAKCAVSNLEYRLEQLQRDKDKLAGEWQVLEERVAELQVQCKCHQEDKTQLQSLLSETQRHLGDVQMQLSESERRLEQETQLRRKEGEEWQQFQADLLMTVRVANDFKTEALSAREQLVLDNKTQKEKIRLLEQQLDKLTKQPELQQSETPQSVLSTVQREMELATRRSKLSFSRQDSRLSVKTLIESIENNKPQGKADEAESHYSSTSSLNSGTPELGNTPIILPPSSDWHESLRLPVLQSSNLHVNVVGSGGTGANITGGSASTTKATLAQQQTPTQQQQPAPATTITTPQSQSQNPNPMQIQIPNVSQPSTPATPSSAGSNSSSGLMPFGNVSKSFISGERKDPLNMLITNGGSKRNALLKWCQNKTVGYRNIDITNFSSSWNDGLAFCAILHSYLPDRIPYDQLSPANKRRNFSLAFAAAESVGIGTTLNINDMCQIERPDWMQVMSYVTAIYKYFET from the exons ATGATCAAACTGAAATCCTTGTTCCGCAGAGGACAGGGCACCTCCAGCTCGAACTCCTCTAACTCGTcgcacaagcagcagcagcagcaggtgcagcaacagcaacaacagcagttgcagcagcaacaacagcagcagcagcagcactccTCCAACAACAACCGCCAGAAGTCGCAGTCTAGCACTTCCCTGAACACCGCCCACGAGCAGCCACATCCCCCAGCCAGCTCCACCAAATTCTACGCACACCAGGAGGCGGCTAGCTACGAACGGGGCGTGGATGTGGGCGATGAGGAGGCGCTGCTGCTGAGtaatcaacagcagcaacaaagacgccagcagcagcagcagttgcagcttcaacagcagcagcaacagcagagcAACACTTTGCCCCAAAAAAAGTCCAAGCTCAAAGGACAAAAGCAGCCAAAGCAGTTGCCAGTGCAGCAGCATAGCAATGCCCAGGATCACTTGcaagagcagcaacagcagcaacaacccCCTCTGATGACTTCCCTGGCAGCCAGCAACGCCACAACCAGCAGCACCGCCACCAGCaatatcaacaacaacaacgcatTGGCCGCTTTGCAAGATGGTggcgccgctgccgccgctgcagcaGATTTTTACCAGCAACTAGCAGCAGCCGCTTCAGCATCTGCAACCGGAAATAGTAATTCCAGTGCGGATAGTCCGGCAAAGGCATttccggcagcagcagcagctgtggcTGTAGCCGCTGTGGCAGCCAGTAGCtaccaacagcaacagcagcagcagcagcagcaactcatCAACAacgaacagcaacaacagcaactctTAGAG GCTAACAACAAAATGCAGGAGCTGCACAAGCAGCTGGAAAGATTGGGAAGCGAGCAACTGCAGTTGGAGACACGCATCACGGAGCTGCTGCCATATCAAAGCGAGGTGGCCAAGCTGAAGGGCGATCTAGTTAAGATGCAG AGTCAACAGGAGAAGACCCAGATGGAGATCGGCAATCTGAGGTACGAGAACGAATCTCTGCGCAATCGGCTGCGGGACGTTGTAAACTCGCCACTGTCGGATGCCGAGAAGCACCAGATAATCCAAGATTCGCAGCGTTTGCATAGTTCGGCACCCGCCTCGATTGCCCTGCCCAGT ACAAACGATGCGCAGGATGGCACGCCCTGCCTTACGCCCGACTGGGACAAACAGTCATCGTCCAGTGAGATCTCTGTAGCTTGTCTCCAAGACAAGATCATACAGATGGAGGAGACGCACTATTCCACCAATGAGGAGCTACAGGCCACCCTGCAGGAGTTGGCCGATCTACAAACTCAGCTCACGGACACACAAACGGAGAACGAACGTCTGGCCGAGGAGAAGGATGTGCTCTTCCAGTCGCTTTGCCGGCAAACCGAAAAGCTAAACGAATCACGCACACAGATCAGTACCCTTCAAGAGCTTCTGCTACGCGACACCAAGCAGGCGGCCTCGGAAGTGAGCGCCACGGAACGTGAACAAAAGCTGTTGGATCTAATTAAAACCTCGCAGGAGGAAAGGGAAGCTGTGTTGCTCAAACAAGAGGAATTAAGCGCTGAACTGGCGGAGCTACGACAGGCGCGAGAGGCCGCccagcaggagcaacagcggcagcgggaTCGAATAGCTTTGCTTGACTCGCAGTTGGATGCGGCGAATGCAGAGCGACGCCAGGGTGAGGCTCAATTCTCGCAGGCCAAGGAGGAGATCTCTCAGCGGGCCATTGAGATAAGTCGACTGAGCACACTGCTGGAGAATGCCAGGTCCAAGATTGAGGAGCTGGATGCCGATTTGGCCAGAGGCGACAAGACGGATCTGAGTGATGTGCTCGATGCGGCCAGAAAGGAGAAGGATGCCTTGGAGGAGCGCGTGGCCGAGCTGCAGGATCAGTGCTCGCGCAGCCAAGCTGAGCTGAGACGTCTGCGCGAACAGCTCTCCGGTTTGACCGAGGAGTGTAAGGTGGCCAAAAATAATGCCAAATGCGCCGTCTCCAATCTCGAGTATCGCCTGGAGCAGCTGCAACGGGACAAAGACAAGCTGGCCGGCGAGTGGCAGGTCCTGGAGGAGCGTGTAGCTGAGCTGCAAGTGCAGTGCAAGTGCCACCAGGAGGACAAGACCCAGTTGCAGTCGCTGCTTAGCGAGACTCAGCGTCATCTGGGCGATGTCCAGATGCAGCTAAGCGAATCGGAGCGACGGCTCGAGCAGGAGACACAGCTGCGCCGCAAGGAGGGCGAGGAGTGGCAGCAGTTCCAGGCCGATCTTCTGATGACAGTGCGTGTGGCCAATGACTTCAAGACTGAGGCGCTCAGCGCCCGCGAGCAGCTGGTGCTCGACAACAAGACGCAAAAGGAGAAGATTCGACTgcttgagcagcagctcgatAAGCTCACCAAGCAGC CAGAACTGCAGCAGTCGGAGACGCCGCAGTCGGTTTTGTCCACGGTGCAGCGTGAAATGGAGTTGGCCACGCGGCGCAGCAAGCTTAGCTTCAGTCGACAGGACTCCAGGCTCTCCGTAAAGACGCTGATTGAGAGCATAGAGAATAACAAGCCG CAGGGCAAGGCCGACGAGGCAGAGTCCCACTACAGCTCCACGTCCAGCCTAAATAGCGGCACTCCAGAGCTGGGAAATACGCCCATTATCCTGCCGCCATCCAGTGATTGGCATGAAAGT CTTCGCCTGCCTGTACTGCAGAGCAGTAACCTGCATGTGAACGTCGTGGGCAGCGGAGGAACGGGCGCAAATATTACAGGAGGATCAGCTAGCACTACCAAAGCCACATTGGCGCAACAACAGACGccaacgcagcagcagcagccggcgCCGGCGACGACGATAACAACGCCTCAAAGTCAGAGTCAAAATCCGAACCCAATGCAGATCCAGATCCCAAATGTATCACAGCCCTCAACGCCGGCCACGCCCAGCAGTGcgggcagcaacagcagcagtggcTTGATGCCCTTTGGCAATGTCTCAAAGTCTTTTATAAGTG gtgAACGCAAGGATCCTCTTAATATGCTCATAACAAACGGAGGCTCCAAGCGCAATGCCCTGCTAAAATGGTGCCAGAACAAGACAGTTGGCTATCGCAATATAGACATCACGAACTTTAGCTCGTCGTGGAACGATGGGCTGGCCTTTTGCGCGATACTGCACTCATATCTACCCGATCGGATTCCCTACGATCAACTAAGTCCGGCCAATAAGCGACGCAACTTTTCGCTGGCCTTTGCAGCGGCAGAGTCTGTGGGAATAGGCACCACGCTG aacATCAACGACATGTGCCAGATCGAGCGACCCGACTGGATGCAGGTCATGTCCTATGTGACGGCGATCTACAAGTACTTTGAGACCTAG
- the spdi gene encoding cytospin-A isoform X3: protein MIKLKSLFRRGQGTSSSNSSNSSHKQQQQQVQQQQQQQLQQQQQQQQQHSSNNNRQKSQSSTSLNTAHEQPHPPASSTKFYAHQEAASYERGVDVGDEEALLLSNQQQQQRRQQQQQLQLQQQQQQQSNTLPQKKSKLKGQKQPKQLPVQQHSNAQDHLQEQQQQQQPPLMTSLAASNATTSSTATSNINNNNALAALQDGGAAAAAAADFYQQLAAAASASATGNSNSSADSPAKAFPAAAAAVAVAAVAASSYQQQQQQQQQQLINNEQQQQQLLEANNKMQELHKQLERLGSEQLQLETRITELLPYQSEVAKLKGDLVKMQSQQEKTQMEIGNLRYENESLRNRLRDVVNSPLSDAEKHQIIQDSQRLHSSAPASIALPSTNDAQDGTPCLTPDWDKQSSSSEISVACLQDKIIQMEETHYSTNEELQATLQELADLQTQLTDTQTENERLAEEKDVLFQSLCRQTEKLNESRTQISTLQELLLRDTKQAASEVSATEREQKLLDLIKTSQEEREAVLLKQEELSAELAELRQAREAAQQEQQRQRDRIALLDSQLDAANAERRQGEAQFSQAKEEISQRAIEISRLSTLLENARSKIEELDADLARGDKTDLSDVLDAARKEKDALEERVAELQDQCSRSQAELRRLREQLSGLTEECKVAKNNAKCAVSNLEYRLEQLQRDKDKLAGEWQVLEERVAELQVQCKCHQEDKTQLQSLLSETQRHLGDVQMQLSESERRLEQETQLRRKEGEEWQQFQADLLMTVRVANDFKTEALSAREQLVLDNKTQKEKIRLLEQQLDKLTKQQLQQSETPQSVLSTVQREMELATRRSKLSFSRQDSRLSVKTLIESIENNKPGKADEAESHYSSTSSLNSGTPELGNTPIILPPSSDWHESLRLPVLQSSNLHVNVVGSGGTGANITGGSASTTKATLAQQQTPTQQQQPAPATTITTPQSQSQNPNPMQIQIPNVSQPSTPATPSSAGSNSSSGLMPFGNVSKSFISGERKDPLNMLITNGGSKRNALLKWCQNKTVGYRNIDITNFSSSWNDGLAFCAILHSYLPDRIPYDQLSPANKRRNFSLAFAAAESVGIGTTLNINDMCQIERPDWMQVMSYVTAIYKYFET, encoded by the exons ATGATCAAACTGAAATCCTTGTTCCGCAGAGGACAGGGCACCTCCAGCTCGAACTCCTCTAACTCGTcgcacaagcagcagcagcagcaggtgcagcaacagcaacaacagcagttgcagcagcaacaacagcagcagcagcagcactccTCCAACAACAACCGCCAGAAGTCGCAGTCTAGCACTTCCCTGAACACCGCCCACGAGCAGCCACATCCCCCAGCCAGCTCCACCAAATTCTACGCACACCAGGAGGCGGCTAGCTACGAACGGGGCGTGGATGTGGGCGATGAGGAGGCGCTGCTGCTGAGtaatcaacagcagcaacaaagacgccagcagcagcagcagttgcagcttcaacagcagcagcaacagcagagcAACACTTTGCCCCAAAAAAAGTCCAAGCTCAAAGGACAAAAGCAGCCAAAGCAGTTGCCAGTGCAGCAGCATAGCAATGCCCAGGATCACTTGcaagagcagcaacagcagcaacaacccCCTCTGATGACTTCCCTGGCAGCCAGCAACGCCACAACCAGCAGCACCGCCACCAGCaatatcaacaacaacaacgcatTGGCCGCTTTGCAAGATGGTggcgccgctgccgccgctgcagcaGATTTTTACCAGCAACTAGCAGCAGCCGCTTCAGCATCTGCAACCGGAAATAGTAATTCCAGTGCGGATAGTCCGGCAAAGGCATttccggcagcagcagcagctgtggcTGTAGCCGCTGTGGCAGCCAGTAGCtaccaacagcaacagcagcagcagcagcagcaactcatCAACAacgaacagcaacaacagcaactctTAGAG GCTAACAACAAAATGCAGGAGCTGCACAAGCAGCTGGAAAGATTGGGAAGCGAGCAACTGCAGTTGGAGACACGCATCACGGAGCTGCTGCCATATCAAAGCGAGGTGGCCAAGCTGAAGGGCGATCTAGTTAAGATGCAG AGTCAACAGGAGAAGACCCAGATGGAGATCGGCAATCTGAGGTACGAGAACGAATCTCTGCGCAATCGGCTGCGGGACGTTGTAAACTCGCCACTGTCGGATGCCGAGAAGCACCAGATAATCCAAGATTCGCAGCGTTTGCATAGTTCGGCACCCGCCTCGATTGCCCTGCCCAGT ACAAACGATGCGCAGGATGGCACGCCCTGCCTTACGCCCGACTGGGACAAACAGTCATCGTCCAGTGAGATCTCTGTAGCTTGTCTCCAAGACAAGATCATACAGATGGAGGAGACGCACTATTCCACCAATGAGGAGCTACAGGCCACCCTGCAGGAGTTGGCCGATCTACAAACTCAGCTCACGGACACACAAACGGAGAACGAACGTCTGGCCGAGGAGAAGGATGTGCTCTTCCAGTCGCTTTGCCGGCAAACCGAAAAGCTAAACGAATCACGCACACAGATCAGTACCCTTCAAGAGCTTCTGCTACGCGACACCAAGCAGGCGGCCTCGGAAGTGAGCGCCACGGAACGTGAACAAAAGCTGTTGGATCTAATTAAAACCTCGCAGGAGGAAAGGGAAGCTGTGTTGCTCAAACAAGAGGAATTAAGCGCTGAACTGGCGGAGCTACGACAGGCGCGAGAGGCCGCccagcaggagcaacagcggcagcgggaTCGAATAGCTTTGCTTGACTCGCAGTTGGATGCGGCGAATGCAGAGCGACGCCAGGGTGAGGCTCAATTCTCGCAGGCCAAGGAGGAGATCTCTCAGCGGGCCATTGAGATAAGTCGACTGAGCACACTGCTGGAGAATGCCAGGTCCAAGATTGAGGAGCTGGATGCCGATTTGGCCAGAGGCGACAAGACGGATCTGAGTGATGTGCTCGATGCGGCCAGAAAGGAGAAGGATGCCTTGGAGGAGCGCGTGGCCGAGCTGCAGGATCAGTGCTCGCGCAGCCAAGCTGAGCTGAGACGTCTGCGCGAACAGCTCTCCGGTTTGACCGAGGAGTGTAAGGTGGCCAAAAATAATGCCAAATGCGCCGTCTCCAATCTCGAGTATCGCCTGGAGCAGCTGCAACGGGACAAAGACAAGCTGGCCGGCGAGTGGCAGGTCCTGGAGGAGCGTGTAGCTGAGCTGCAAGTGCAGTGCAAGTGCCACCAGGAGGACAAGACCCAGTTGCAGTCGCTGCTTAGCGAGACTCAGCGTCATCTGGGCGATGTCCAGATGCAGCTAAGCGAATCGGAGCGACGGCTCGAGCAGGAGACACAGCTGCGCCGCAAGGAGGGCGAGGAGTGGCAGCAGTTCCAGGCCGATCTTCTGATGACAGTGCGTGTGGCCAATGACTTCAAGACTGAGGCGCTCAGCGCCCGCGAGCAGCTGGTGCTCGACAACAAGACGCAAAAGGAGAAGATTCGACTgcttgagcagcagctcgatAAGCTCACCAAGCAGC AACTGCAGCAGTCGGAGACGCCGCAGTCGGTTTTGTCCACGGTGCAGCGTGAAATGGAGTTGGCCACGCGGCGCAGCAAGCTTAGCTTCAGTCGACAGGACTCCAGGCTCTCCGTAAAGACGCTGATTGAGAGCATAGAGAATAACAAGCCG GGCAAGGCCGACGAGGCAGAGTCCCACTACAGCTCCACGTCCAGCCTAAATAGCGGCACTCCAGAGCTGGGAAATACGCCCATTATCCTGCCGCCATCCAGTGATTGGCATGAAAGT CTTCGCCTGCCTGTACTGCAGAGCAGTAACCTGCATGTGAACGTCGTGGGCAGCGGAGGAACGGGCGCAAATATTACAGGAGGATCAGCTAGCACTACCAAAGCCACATTGGCGCAACAACAGACGccaacgcagcagcagcagccggcgCCGGCGACGACGATAACAACGCCTCAAAGTCAGAGTCAAAATCCGAACCCAATGCAGATCCAGATCCCAAATGTATCACAGCCCTCAACGCCGGCCACGCCCAGCAGTGcgggcagcaacagcagcagtggcTTGATGCCCTTTGGCAATGTCTCAAAGTCTTTTATAAGTG gtgAACGCAAGGATCCTCTTAATATGCTCATAACAAACGGAGGCTCCAAGCGCAATGCCCTGCTAAAATGGTGCCAGAACAAGACAGTTGGCTATCGCAATATAGACATCACGAACTTTAGCTCGTCGTGGAACGATGGGCTGGCCTTTTGCGCGATACTGCACTCATATCTACCCGATCGGATTCCCTACGATCAACTAAGTCCGGCCAATAAGCGACGCAACTTTTCGCTGGCCTTTGCAGCGGCAGAGTCTGTGGGAATAGGCACCACGCTG aacATCAACGACATGTGCCAGATCGAGCGACCCGACTGGATGCAGGTCATGTCCTATGTGACGGCGATCTACAAGTACTTTGAGACCTAG